A genomic segment from Methanolobus zinderi encodes:
- a CDS encoding DNA topoisomerase IV subunit A → MAEKLSQQKKEQDSAAKNRLLGMAEKLYNQFLEGSVPSVNLPSRTKNNIEYCDKNDVWVYGDRETERSAKTVKGAFQLLKTTHVVDFIVNNHLGQNRGSTLRELYYISENWDIAKFREQPESDRLVEDLEIISGLQREYFHMRPEEDGATMFGPIKIREETNRGDRMMHCQEDIGESGYQIPFNVENIEFLEHDADFIIAVETGGMYARLIENGFDEKFNAILVHLKGQPARSTRRLIKRMNDELNIPVTVFTDGDPWSYRIFASVAYGAIKSAHLSEHMATPGAHFIGVQPSDIVEYELSTDKLTDKDVSALRSELSDPRFENDYWKEQINLQLDINKKAEQQAFAGKGLDFVTDTYLPDRLSELGVI, encoded by the coding sequence ATGGCAGAAAAATTATCACAGCAGAAAAAAGAGCAGGATAGTGCTGCTAAGAATCGTCTTCTTGGAATGGCCGAGAAGCTTTACAACCAATTCCTGGAAGGGTCCGTCCCGTCTGTCAATCTGCCGAGCCGTACAAAGAATAACATCGAATACTGTGACAAGAACGATGTGTGGGTGTATGGTGACCGGGAGACCGAAAGAAGCGCCAAGACCGTAAAAGGTGCCTTCCAGCTTTTAAAGACCACTCACGTTGTGGATTTCATAGTCAATAATCACCTGGGTCAGAACCGCGGATCCACTTTAAGGGAACTGTATTATATATCCGAGAACTGGGATATCGCCAAGTTCCGTGAACAGCCCGAAAGTGACAGGCTTGTTGAGGATCTGGAGATTATCTCGGGTCTGCAGAGGGAGTACTTCCATATGCGTCCGGAAGAGGACGGTGCTACCATGTTCGGACCCATAAAAATACGCGAGGAAACCAACCGTGGAGACAGGATGATGCACTGTCAGGAAGACATCGGTGAAAGCGGATATCAGATACCCTTCAATGTCGAGAACATAGAGTTCCTCGAACATGATGCTGATTTCATTATTGCCGTTGAGACCGGTGGTATGTATGCAAGGCTTATTGAGAACGGTTTTGATGAGAAGTTCAATGCAATTCTTGTTCACCTTAAGGGTCAGCCTGCAAGGTCCACAAGACGCCTGATCAAGCGCATGAACGATGAACTGAACATACCTGTCACGGTATTCACTGACGGTGACCCGTGGTCATATCGTATATTCGCATCGGTTGCCTACGGAGCAATAAAAAGTGCCCATCTTTCCGAGCATATGGCAACACCAGGTGCTCATTTTATAGGTGTCCAGCCATCTGATATCGTGGAATATGAACTCTCCACCGATAAGCTGACAGACAAGGACGTAAGCGCCCTGAGAAGTGAACTCAGTGATCCGAGGTTTGAGAACGATTACTGGAAGGAACAGATAAACCTCCAGCTTGATATCAACAAAAAAGCTGAACAGCAGGCCTTTGCAGGAAAGGGTCTTGACTTTGTGACAGATACTTATCTACCTGACCGTCTGTCGGAACTCGGGGTCATTTAA
- the gyrB gene encoding DNA topoisomerase (ATP-hydrolyzing) subunit B — protein sequence MVEKQGYDASNIQVLEGLEAVRKRPSMYIGSIDGRGLHHLVYEVVDNSIDEALAGYCSEIDVAINPEGTVTVRDNGRGIPVGMHSKYKKSALEVVMTVLHAGGKFDKDTYKVSGGLHGVGVSVVNALSEWMEVEVQRDGNVYFQRYERGKPLDELIEIGETDGTGTKITFMPDSQIFETTNFVYETLVTRLRELAFLNRGITINISDMRAEEPQQETFHYEGGIRSFVEYLNHNRSALHDSPIYFEREKEGTAVEIAMQYTDSYTEYVYSFANNINTHEGGTHLVGFKAALTRVANDYIKKNNMTKGDNKLSGEDIREGLTAIISVKLTEPQFEGQTKTKLGNSEVKGIVESMVSEGLSEYLEENPKVASAVLQKALDAQRAREAAKKARELTRRKSALDVSTLPGKLADCSEKDPSLCEIYLVEGDSAGGSAKQGRDRKFQAILPFRGKIINVEKARLAKVLKNNEVLSLITAMGTGIGDEYNIDKARYHKVIIMTDADVDGAHIRTLILTFFFRHMKPLIDAGYVYIAQPPLYRINKGKAEHYVYSDRELDRKLKEIGEKGIGIQRYKGLGEMNPEQLWETTMNPDTRTLLQVTMDDAIAADEMFSVLMGDDVAPRKKFITTHAREVANLDL from the coding sequence ATGGTAGAAAAACAGGGCTATGATGCAAGCAATATCCAGGTTCTGGAGGGACTCGAAGCTGTCCGAAAAAGACCCAGTATGTATATAGGTAGTATCGATGGCAGGGGCCTGCATCATCTGGTATATGAAGTTGTAGATAACAGCATCGACGAAGCACTGGCAGGATACTGTTCCGAAATAGACGTAGCAATAAATCCCGAAGGTACTGTCACGGTCCGGGACAATGGCCGTGGTATTCCTGTGGGTATGCACTCAAAATACAAGAAATCGGCACTTGAAGTGGTAATGACAGTTCTCCATGCAGGAGGAAAGTTCGATAAGGACACTTACAAGGTCTCCGGTGGTCTGCATGGTGTGGGTGTATCCGTAGTCAATGCACTTTCCGAATGGATGGAGGTTGAGGTCCAGCGTGACGGCAACGTCTATTTCCAGCGTTATGAGCGTGGCAAGCCGCTTGATGAGTTGATAGAGATCGGTGAAACGGATGGTACAGGTACCAAGATAACCTTCATGCCGGACTCCCAGATATTTGAGACCACGAATTTCGTGTACGAGACACTTGTCACCAGGCTTCGTGAACTTGCTTTCCTGAACAGGGGAATCACAATAAATATTTCCGACATGCGTGCGGAAGAACCACAGCAGGAAACCTTCCACTACGAGGGCGGTATCAGGTCATTCGTGGAGTATCTTAACCACAATCGCAGTGCACTCCATGACTCTCCTATCTACTTCGAGCGCGAGAAGGAAGGGACCGCTGTTGAGATCGCCATGCAGTATACTGACAGTTATACCGAATACGTGTATTCCTTTGCAAACAATATCAACACACACGAAGGTGGCACTCACCTGGTAGGTTTCAAGGCTGCTCTTACAAGGGTTGCCAACGACTACATCAAGAAGAACAATATGACCAAGGGTGATAACAAGCTCTCTGGTGAGGATATACGTGAAGGTCTTACAGCTATTATAAGTGTCAAGCTCACCGAACCCCAGTTCGAAGGACAGACCAAAACCAAGCTCGGGAACAGTGAGGTTAAGGGAATTGTGGAATCAATGGTCTCAGAAGGTCTTTCCGAATATCTGGAAGAGAATCCCAAGGTTGCTTCGGCAGTTCTCCAGAAAGCACTGGATGCCCAGCGTGCAAGGGAAGCTGCGAAAAAGGCTAGAGAGCTCACCAGAAGGAAAAGTGCCCTTGATGTGAGCACATTACCCGGAAAGCTGGCGGATTGTTCCGAGAAGGACCCGTCCCTTTGTGAGATCTATCTCGTGGAGGGAGATTCAGCAGGTGGTTCCGCAAAGCAGGGCAGGGATCGTAAGTTTCAGGCAATATTACCCTTCAGAGGTAAGATCATCAATGTTGAGAAAGCACGTCTTGCAAAGGTACTGAAGAACAATGAGGTTCTTTCCCTGATCACTGCTATGGGAACGGGCATAGGTGATGAATACAATATTGACAAGGCACGCTATCATAAAGTTATAATCATGACCGATGCCGATGTGGACGGAGCACACATACGTACTCTCATCCTCACATTCTTCTTCAGGCACATGAAACCTCTGATCGATGCGGGGTACGTGTATATTGCTCAGCCGCCTCTTTATCGCATAAACAAAGGCAAAGCGGAACATTACGTCTATTCCGACAGGGAACTGGACCGGAAATTAAAGGAGATAGGAGAGAAAGGAATCGGTATCCAGCGTTACAAGGGTCTTGGTGAGATGAATCCCGAACAGCTCTGGGAAACCACCATGAATCCGGATACACGCACACTTCTGCAGGTAACCATGGATGATGCCATTGCGGCAGATGAAATGTTCTCCGTTCTCATGGGGGATGACGTGGCACCACGTAAGAAATTCATTACAACGCATGCAAGGGAAGTCGCAAACCTGGATCTGTGA
- a CDS encoding response regulator, which produces MVQILVVEDNPVNMELTVDLLESYGYGVVQAEDGFVALQKLQEEKIDLILLDIQLPRIDGLELLSRIKNEDSTKDIPVIALTAHSMRGDDERFISAGCIDYISKPIDIKGFKKKLQLYLGEPEE; this is translated from the coding sequence ATGGTACAGATACTTGTGGTTGAAGACAACCCTGTTAATATGGAACTGACAGTCGACCTTCTCGAATCATATGGCTATGGTGTTGTTCAGGCAGAAGATGGCTTTGTTGCCCTGCAGAAACTTCAGGAAGAGAAGATCGATCTTATTCTCCTGGACATACAACTCCCCCGGATAGACGGTCTTGAGCTGCTTTCCAGAATAAAGAATGAGGATTCAACCAAGGATATCCCCGTCATAGCTCTGACTGCCCACTCCATGCGCGGGGACGATGAGCGTTTTATCTCGGCAGGCTGTATTGATTACATCTCAAAGCCAATAGATATTAAGGGTTTCAAGAAAAAACTCCAGCTCTATCTCGGTGAGCCGGAAGAGTAA
- a CDS encoding DMT family transporter — translation MIVPTANAMLTAESAEISYQVEHSDRIAVGKVTEIQRHYDHSIVTIKIKEWLMNPISSTEIKIRTEIGTNVDTEDEPRFTLSESAILMLTDADLENNTFQVTVGEPGKHSLSDLDEIVNEISKIQSAQNHANLEDDAEKHTEYTSNPVTLSNGSDYALDMDDDRIPVDESHDDRIATMITSLIAFGASIIFVFLLVKKAAHEPNSRRTYLIFFLIGIFTFYLSGYILRGIDPPQPIYLMFLVFFVLTGTGILATGERSRMFISKAFAISFAALIIISVLFFAYGAFSHMYSKTIDARLLQEEPDTFVTVTQEDLNAYPALKEAIETRSYVDANPWEWERTIEFLNGTYSVKYKGEYYEIGFTTA, via the coding sequence TTGATAGTACCGACGGCAAATGCCATGCTTACAGCCGAGTCTGCAGAAATATCCTACCAGGTGGAACATTCGGACAGGATAGCAGTAGGAAAAGTCACTGAAATTCAAAGACACTACGACCATTCTATTGTTACCATAAAAATCAAAGAATGGCTGATGAATCCCATATCATCCACAGAAATCAAGATACGAACAGAAATCGGAACAAACGTGGATACAGAAGACGAGCCAAGATTCACCTTAAGCGAAAGTGCTATCTTGATGCTGACAGATGCCGACCTGGAAAACAATACTTTCCAGGTAACAGTCGGAGAGCCGGGAAAACATTCTTTGTCAGATCTGGACGAAATAGTCAATGAAATATCAAAAATCCAGAGTGCACAAAACCACGCAAACTTGGAGGATGACGCTGAAAAACATACAGAATATACTTCAAACCCTGTAACACTTTCCAATGGTTCGGACTATGCCTTAGATATGGACGATGACAGAATTCCTGTAGATGAAAGTCATGATGACAGAATAGCAACGATGATCACTTCACTGATAGCTTTTGGTGCATCAATTATTTTTGTATTCTTACTTGTTAAAAAAGCAGCGCATGAACCGAATTCAAGAAGGACTTACCTGATATTTTTCCTGATAGGCATATTCACTTTCTATCTCAGCGGATACATACTACGAGGCATAGACCCGCCGCAGCCAATCTATCTGATGTTCCTGGTATTTTTTGTCCTGACTGGAACAGGAATACTTGCAACTGGCGAGAGGTCAAGAATGTTTATTTCAAAAGCATTTGCAATTTCCTTTGCGGCACTTATCATCATATCTGTTTTGTTCTTTGCATACGGGGCATTCTCACATATGTATTCAAAAACCATAGACGCACGTTTATTGCAAGAAGAACCTGATACTTTTGTCACAGTAACGCAAGAAGACCTGAACGCTTATCCGGCACTGAAAGAAGCCATCGAAACCCGGAGTTACGTAGATGCAAATCCCTGGGAGTGGGAACGCACGATCGAATTCCTCAATGGCACTTACTCAGTGAAGTATAAAGGCGAATACTATGAGATTGGTTTTACAACAGCATGA
- a CDS encoding DUF6141 family protein — protein MVTNGVTFFREEQKFRQLWIRIFVLLLLVFVWYGAIQQLIFGISFGNNPASDPVMFLLLIVFGILFPAFMLSLKMVTEVRNDGLYIRFYPIHRSFRRFTFESIRSYEVRDYSPLKDYGGWGIRFGPKGQAYNVSGSKGVVLVLEDGKRLMVGSKQPDELAAAISRGMDAS, from the coding sequence ATGGTTACTAATGGTGTTACTTTTTTCAGGGAGGAGCAGAAATTCAGACAATTGTGGATTCGTATATTTGTTTTGTTATTGCTTGTATTTGTATGGTATGGTGCGATACAACAACTAATATTCGGAATTTCTTTTGGCAACAATCCCGCATCCGACCCGGTTATGTTCTTATTGTTGATTGTTTTTGGAATATTGTTTCCGGCTTTCATGTTATCTCTAAAAATGGTTACGGAAGTTAGAAACGATGGACTATACATCCGTTTCTATCCGATTCATCGTTCTTTCAGGAGATTTACTTTTGAAAGCATCAGGTCGTATGAAGTCCGTGATTATAGTCCATTGAAGGATTACGGAGGCTGGGGGATACGCTTCGGACCGAAAGGTCAGGCCTACAATGTCAGTGGCAGTAAAGGCGTGGTTCTGGTACTTGAAGATGGAAAAAGGCTTATGGTAGGTTCTAAGCAGCCCGATGAGCTGGCTGCGGCAATATCTCGCGGGATGGATGCTTCCTGA
- the ala gene encoding alanine dehydrogenase has protein sequence MDILWLDQSDVKSVLDMSSTLSAVESGFREHGLKKVQMPPKSYLYFTEHNGDLRTMPSFMEEQDISGVKIVNVHPDNREKGLPTVMAVVVLNSTETGAPLAVMDGSYLTDMRTGAAGGVATKYLARRDSRVVGMVGVGDQARTQLLAISEVMDIDEVKITSRKPSSCDSFEKEMKQAVNCDFTRKGSIEDVCDCDVLVTTTPVRSPIVRSEWVRDGTHINAIGADAMGKQELESSLLKRSKVIVDDIVQASHSGEVNVSISSGAFAESEIYAELGEIVAGTKPGRESDEEITIFDSTGLAVQDLVTANMVYEKALEKGIGRKLPLF, from the coding sequence ATGGATATCTTATGGCTGGATCAATCGGATGTAAAAAGTGTGCTTGACATGTCTTCGACACTGTCGGCAGTTGAATCGGGTTTCAGGGAACACGGACTGAAGAAGGTGCAGATGCCGCCAAAATCCTATCTTTATTTCACCGAGCATAACGGAGACCTGCGGACAATGCCGTCTTTTATGGAAGAGCAGGACATCTCAGGTGTAAAGATAGTCAATGTCCATCCCGACAACAGGGAAAAAGGACTTCCCACTGTCATGGCGGTTGTGGTGCTCAATTCTACCGAGACCGGAGCACCCCTTGCGGTAATGGATGGCAGCTACCTTACAGATATGAGAACAGGTGCAGCAGGCGGAGTTGCAACTAAATACCTGGCCCGCCGGGATTCCAGGGTAGTCGGAATGGTTGGTGTTGGTGACCAGGCACGTACTCAGTTACTTGCTATTTCAGAAGTCATGGATATCGATGAAGTAAAGATCACAAGCAGGAAACCCAGTAGTTGTGATTCCTTTGAAAAGGAAATGAAGCAGGCCGTAAATTGTGATTTTACCCGGAAGGGCAGTATTGAGGATGTATGCGATTGTGATGTCCTTGTCACTACCACTCCGGTAAGAAGTCCGATAGTAAGATCAGAATGGGTGCGGGATGGCACTCATATCAATGCCATCGGTGCCGATGCAATGGGTAAACAGGAGCTGGAATCATCTTTACTGAAAAGGTCGAAGGTGATTGTGGATGATATCGTCCAGGCATCCCATTCCGGCGAAGTAAACGTATCAATCTCATCAGGAGCTTTCGCAGAGTCAGAGATATATGCCGAACTTGGAGAGATCGTTGCCGGCACTAAACCTGGCAGGGAATCCGATGAAGAGATCACTATATTTGATTCAACCGGCCTTGCAGTGCAGGACCTTGTGACCGCTAACATGGTCTATGAGAAGGCTCTGGAAAAGGGAATAGGCAGGAAGCTGCCATTGTTCTGA
- a CDS encoding DNA topoisomerase VI subunit B — MATPIAEELAKSQKSISVAEFFEKNRQILGFDSAPRSLITTVKEAVDNSLDACEESEILPDILLHVERSGKDNVVIIIEDNGPGIVKEQIPKVFAKLLYGSRFHALKQSRGQQGIGISASVLYSQLTSGHPAKIISKIDPSKPAHNYELMINTSTNEPEILKDDIVDWDRPHGTRIELEMEASYVKGRRQSIYEYLKATAIVNPHARIRLVEPDGNEEIFERATDKMPVPANEILPHPHGIELGTLMKMLRYTERQKLSPFLRYSFSKIGHLTAEEICKASGLDPELDPHEMNRDQARKLLDAFSRVKIMAPPTDCLSPISEDLIYKGLEKEFNVDFIATTTRSPSVFSGNPFVVEVGIAYGGELHKEERIDIMRFANRVPLLYQQGGCVTTHAIESIKWKQYGLNQPGGGIPSGPAVILVHVASTNVPFTSESKDAIAEIPEIKDEIELAVKEVSRKLSRFLSKQDSLKKRREKEVIIKKVLPKMAEKLAITLDKDIPDINPVVAKVMGNLLVDRIIESNGNGAVKVSIRVRNYSSKKYDFNIHDMLPFKIEGAVPEPKVISMGNDYDHVWKMSISAGSSKVIEYSVASTEENEMSRLPSLIVEGLDEELVTGAKAIRG, encoded by the coding sequence ATGGCAACCCCCATTGCAGAAGAACTTGCAAAGAGTCAGAAATCCATTAGTGTCGCAGAATTCTTTGAGAAGAACCGACAGATCCTGGGTTTTGATTCCGCACCCCGCAGTCTTATAACCACCGTCAAGGAAGCTGTAGATAACTCCCTTGATGCCTGTGAGGAATCCGAGATACTGCCGGATATCCTGTTACACGTTGAACGTTCCGGAAAGGATAACGTTGTCATCATCATCGAAGACAACGGGCCCGGTATAGTAAAGGAGCAGATCCCCAAGGTATTTGCAAAACTGCTTTATGGCTCAAGGTTCCACGCACTGAAACAGAGCCGTGGGCAGCAGGGTATAGGAATATCCGCATCCGTTCTTTATTCACAGCTGACATCCGGCCACCCGGCAAAGATCATCTCCAAGATCGATCCTTCAAAGCCGGCACACAATTACGAGCTGATGATAAATACCAGTACCAATGAGCCTGAGATCCTGAAGGACGATATTGTGGACTGGGACCGTCCGCACGGCACGCGCATTGAGCTGGAAATGGAAGCATCCTATGTAAAAGGCAGAAGGCAGTCGATATATGAGTATCTAAAGGCAACCGCGATCGTAAATCCGCATGCCAGGATCCGGCTGGTGGAACCTGACGGCAACGAGGAGATATTCGAGAGGGCAACTGACAAGATGCCAGTCCCTGCAAACGAGATTCTTCCGCATCCTCATGGGATCGAGCTTGGTACACTTATGAAGATGCTCAGATATACTGAACGTCAGAAACTATCTCCCTTTTTACGCTATTCTTTTTCCAAGATCGGGCACCTGACTGCAGAAGAGATCTGTAAGGCATCCGGTCTTGACCCGGAACTTGACCCTCATGAGATGAACCGCGACCAGGCAAGAAAACTTCTGGATGCGTTCTCCAGGGTAAAGATAATGGCTCCTCCCACAGACTGCCTTTCTCCCATAAGCGAGGATCTGATCTACAAGGGTCTTGAAAAGGAGTTCAATGTGGATTTCATTGCGACCACGACCCGCTCACCTTCTGTATTTTCCGGCAATCCCTTTGTCGTAGAGGTGGGCATAGCCTACGGTGGTGAACTTCACAAGGAGGAACGCATCGATATCATGCGTTTTGCCAACAGGGTTCCTTTACTATATCAGCAGGGAGGCTGTGTTACCACACATGCCATCGAGTCCATAAAGTGGAAACAGTACGGACTCAACCAGCCTGGTGGCGGAATACCCAGCGGTCCGGCTGTGATCCTTGTACATGTTGCTTCAACAAATGTTCCGTTCACCTCGGAATCAAAGGATGCTATTGCCGAGATTCCGGAAATTAAGGATGAGATAGAGCTTGCCGTAAAGGAGGTTTCCAGAAAGCTCAGCCGTTTCCTGAGCAAGCAGGATTCACTGAAAAAGCGTCGTGAGAAAGAAGTTATTATAAAAAAGGTACTTCCCAAAATGGCCGAAAAACTTGCCATAACGCTCGATAAGGATATTCCTGACATAAACCCTGTTGTTGCAAAGGTCATGGGTAACCTGCTTGTTGACAGGATAATTGAGAGCAATGGCAATGGTGCTGTTAAGGTCTCGATACGTGTGAGGAACTATTCCTCTAAGAAATACGACTTCAATATCCATGACATGCTTCCTTTTAAGATAGAAGGAGCTGTCCCGGAGCCCAAAGTGATATCCATGGGTAACGATTACGATCATGTATGGAAGATGAGCATTTCCGCCGGTTCTTCTAAAGTAATAGAATATTCCGTAGCAAGTACAGAAGAGAATGAGATGTCCCGTCTGCCTTCACTGATAGTTGAAGGGCTTGATGAGGAGCTTGTAACAGGTGCAAAGGCAATAAGGGGATGA
- the cutA gene encoding divalent-cation tolerance protein CutA: protein MFIEIHTTTADLEEAKKIAHTLVEKRLAACVNIHPVVSVYSWEGKIEEDEEIALSIKSKSRNFEAIRKVIGSLHSYDLPAIVSKKIEGDPDYLHWIADSTE, encoded by the coding sequence ATGTTCATAGAGATCCATACGACAACAGCAGACCTTGAAGAGGCAAAGAAAATAGCACATACACTTGTTGAAAAAAGGCTTGCCGCCTGTGTCAACATTCATCCGGTGGTTTCGGTATATTCATGGGAAGGAAAAATCGAGGAAGACGAAGAGATAGCACTTTCCATAAAGAGCAAGTCCCGGAATTTCGAAGCCATAAGAAAAGTTATCGGATCACTGCACAGCTACGACCTTCCTGCAATCGTATCGAAAAAGATAGAAGGTGATCCCGACTACCTTCACTGGATAGCAGATTCCACAGAATGA
- a CDS encoding Lrp/AsnC ligand binding domain-containing protein, with product MTIGVTMVNVLPGQERAAYNELNKIEGIKDIYHVFGEYDFVVIVEVDDLGRLNNIVDNIRETANVTATQTIVGAELK from the coding sequence ATGACAATCGGAGTCACTATGGTGAATGTCCTGCCCGGCCAGGAAAGGGCTGCATATAACGAGCTTAATAAAATTGAAGGAATAAAGGATATATATCATGTTTTTGGAGAGTATGATTTTGTTGTGATAGTTGAAGTCGATGATCTCGGACGTCTTAATAATATAGTTGACAATATCCGTGAAACAGCTAATGTAACCGCTACCCAGACCATTGTCGGGGCGGAACTGAAGTGA
- a CDS encoding tetratricopeptide repeat protein, translated as MGREEKSTSRRWTLQGIKETDPERKMHFFRLALELDPYDIVALNNKGMLHHKKGEFEEAVKCYDRILLTKNLSKPAPVLYNKSLALRSMGKHEAALNFIKATLKHDPEHEKAKAIRDQLQKRGRADKENAAKKSETAPGKLAVNQVYAQWQPPAVSTLLAHSMKRSQREIKYLKGFGEDLIKEKAIRDKLSRHIYCCGTCQFMQKRVCKHQKTKGMAVADTAICRHFRPVKGI; from the coding sequence ATGGGCAGAGAAGAGAAAAGCACCTCCAGGAGATGGACACTTCAGGGAATAAAGGAAACAGATCCTGAAAGAAAAATGCATTTTTTCAGGCTTGCCCTTGAACTTGATCCCTATGATATCGTGGCATTGAACAACAAAGGTATGCTCCACCACAAAAAAGGAGAGTTTGAAGAAGCTGTCAAATGCTATGACAGGATACTTTTAACCAAAAACCTGTCAAAGCCGGCTCCGGTATTATACAATAAAAGCCTGGCCTTAAGATCCATGGGAAAACATGAAGCAGCACTTAATTTCATCAAAGCGACACTAAAGCATGACCCTGAACATGAAAAAGCAAAAGCGATCAGGGATCAGCTTCAGAAGCGAGGAAGAGCTGATAAAGAAAATGCAGCAAAAAAGTCAGAAACAGCTCCCGGTAAGCTTGCTGTGAACCAGGTCTATGCACAATGGCAACCACCCGCCGTCAGCACACTCCTGGCACATTCCATGAAACGCAGCCAGCGGGAGATAAAGTACCTAAAGGGCTTTGGAGAGGACCTGATAAAGGAAAAAGCAATTCGGGACAAACTGTCAAGGCATATTTATTGCTGCGGAACATGTCAATTTATGCAGAAGAGGGTCTGCAAACATCAAAAAACAAAAGGTATGGCAGTTGCGGATACTGCCATCTGCAGGCACTTCAGGCCTGTTAAGGGAATTTGA
- a CDS encoding NAD(P)H-dependent oxidoreductase, with product MNILYVFAHQEAKSFNSTLKEAAITSLEKNGHDVRLSDLYSMQFKPVLDRDDFTQPKRDDIFNPFLEQMNASKNASFSRDILDEMEKVKWADFLIFQFPIYFTNMPAIMKGWIDRVFAPGFAFNPATQSAYDTGLLKGKKAMVVTSTGAEESWYSEGGPHGDIRELLRYLTHCTLEFTGLEVFPSHIIFGAGNMSQERVDGEIQRYMEKLDSVAPKES from the coding sequence ATGAATATATTATACGTCTTCGCACATCAGGAAGCAAAGTCATTTAATTCGACCTTGAAAGAGGCAGCCATAACTTCACTTGAAAAGAATGGTCATGATGTAAGACTTTCCGATCTTTATTCTATGCAGTTCAAACCTGTACTTGACAGAGATGACTTCACACAGCCTAAAAGAGATGATATCTTCAATCCTTTCCTGGAGCAGATGAACGCAAGCAAAAATGCAAGCTTTTCCCGGGATATTCTGGATGAGATGGAAAAGGTCAAATGGGCTGACTTTCTGATATTCCAGTTCCCGATATATTTCACAAATATGCCTGCTATCATGAAAGGATGGATAGACAGGGTCTTTGCTCCGGGATTTGCTTTTAATCCCGCAACACAGAGTGCATACGATACCGGCCTTCTCAAAGGGAAAAAAGCAATGGTTGTAACAAGTACCGGAGCTGAAGAATCCTGGTACTCAGAAGGCGGACCGCATGGAGACATACGTGAGCTGCTCAGGTATCTGACACACTGCACACTGGAATTTACAGGTCTTGAAGTGTTTCCATCCCACATAATATTCGGGGCAGGCAATATGTCACAGGAAAGAGTTGATGGGGAAATCCAAAGGTATATGGAAAAACTCGATTCTGTGGCTCCAAAAGAATCCTGA